The following nucleotide sequence is from Pleurodeles waltl isolate 20211129_DDA chromosome 8, aPleWal1.hap1.20221129, whole genome shotgun sequence.
AAAGGGGCAGTAGCTGTGAAGGTTCACTCACTCTGCTCTAAAAACGTTCCTTGGGCCACTGATATGAAGTAAGCACAGACTAGAGAGAATATTTGAAGTCCAATAGGTATTAAAAGAATGTTTCTTCTCTCAAATGAGACTGGCAAGGAGCGTATGCATGTGTTTAGATACCCTGGGGATACTGGGACACACCTGGGAACAAACAACAAGCAGGGAATTGGAAGGGCCACCAAACTCATTTCACTCTCTATCCTTTCCTTACAGGTTCATGATTACTCAAGGTGTGGGGCCTCCTGCTGAGAACGTACTTTTACTCCCACAACCATGGAGAACTTTTCTGTCACTTCTGTCAACAACACTCAAGCTATTGTCAGTATCACCAAGTTGATGAATGTGGTGGCCATTGCACCATTTATGTTATTCTTTATCTTTCTCTACTTTATCCTGCAGATGTTGAAAGTCTTTTGTACCACACCACGTCTCCGGGATAACTCTCGCTACATCCTTTTCACCTACTTGATGGTCAATGACACAGTGTATCTGTTTCTCTGtattcttcttctatcattcactctgTTGGCCTTTGCAATACCAACTCTGGCCTGCTACATAATTGTTGCATTAACAAGTTCCACTTTTTCAAGCACCCCCAATGGTCTGGCGGCCATGGCCTTGGAACGCTATGTGGCCATATGCTATCCTCTGAGACATGCTGAGATCTGTCGTGTAGAGAGGTCCTTAGTGGTCATAGGGATGATTTGCATAGTTGGACTCTTACCTTATCTTGTAGATAGTATTATTTTGGTTTCCTCAGTGAATGCAAACTTTTTCTTCCAGAAAGTAATGTGCAGCCGTGAAGCCCTTTTTGCGACAACACTACAAACGCTCTTGAGGTTTGTTGCTCATGGATCAATCTTTACTGTGGTTGCTTTAGTAATTTTATTCACATACATACAAATTGTGCTGGAAACCAAGATGTTTAATGCAAACAAAGCTTCTTCCTCCAAGGCCAGCAAGACTGTCATTCTCCATGCTGTCCAGCTGCTTTTATGTATGATGTCATTTACTTACCCAATAACAGAAAGTTATTTCCAAAATCGTGTTGTCCTTCTGAGGTTTTTTAATATGCTTGCATTCACAATTTTGCCTAGGTTTCTGAGTCCATTAATATATGGATTACGAGATGAAGCCTTTAGGAATCAAATAAAAATATGTGCTCCTCGTGGAAGGCATAAGACACATCCTTAAACTTTCCAGGTGTGATGTCATAAAGGCATTTCTAACGGAGTCTCTCTGTAGCTTCATTTTAGGTTCATTAAGGAAGGTCCTGTGAATGTTTTATTATAATTACTATTGCAAATAAAAGTTAGAATATAGCTCCGTGAATTGTGTGCACTCTATTTACCTTTCTATGTCACACACTATGCACATTTTGTCAGGTCTCCGTATTCCTGGAAACACTTTGGAAAGAATGAATATCGGTAAAAGCCGTGTCCACCTCTTACCTAAATGTTCTTCCGCATTCGAAAGGTGCCCTAAAATTGTATTTTAATCAATGTTGAAGTCATTTTGCAACATTGTGCTCGATCAAAAGATTGTATTTGATACAAAGTAAACATCCACATTAAAATCACATTAAAGCTCAGAACATGTTAAATCATGGATTTATGTTTTAATGAATTTGTGCTTCCAAAGATTTATCTGTGAATATGCTTTAAGGAATACATTTTGTGAATATTAATGTGTTACCTTATTATTTAAGTTATATCTGTACCCGAAATGCATTTGTAAATTTAAACATATACACGTGAGCGGTGATTTAGTATGTATCATTAAATGGAATTGGCAGTTGTAGACTATTCATTTTCGAAAATTGAAGAGGATTAGGCAATTTAAACTTGCAGTATTTGCTGTTATATCACATAGCCTTAGTAAGAGTACAGAGGGATCTCAACCCTTCTCTTGCAAGAAATTGTAGGCCTGTGTTGGGATGATATCACTAGGACAGTAGGCAAAAAACAAGATATcgttagatgcaataatcatgggaATTAAAAGTAAGGCTTgtaccatggacgtcaattcaccaacattCCACGGGTCGCGGACGTGACATCATGCGcgctttgacctccactttcacttacacacacatactgacacatacacacacattcacacttacacacacactctcttataaacatactctcacctgcaagcctgtacacaacatacatttaaatgcatttttacttacctcagatgcCACGGAAGGGCATACTTCAGCTAATTGTACCTTATTTTTACTAAACTAATAGTGAAACCAGAAAGAGTGACGACTCAATTGATGTCCATAAGGACCAGCTGCCACTGTTTTCCTGGAACTGAACTTGCCACCTCTTAGGCCAGGAGTCGCAAGACAGAGCCAGGGGTCACAAAGCGTAAGCCAGAGGTCATGGatgtgacccctggcaacccctaattgATATCACGGTTTGTACCATATAATGGTCCTAAAACCCATTAAAGAGTTAGTGCAAGTTATGAGCCTGGAAAGGGGGCGGTATTCACCCCTTTTCCGCCCCAGAATGAATTCAGGCATGAAAGTGTATTTCGATTCATCATTTCAGCAGAGGCTCCCCCATGCATAGTACATGGAGGGACTAAggaggccagatctacaagaaagtggtgcatcgggcacgatgcgccacttttcttgcgctgcccctacccacctaacgacaccatggttgcgccgtaatCATTTATTGCACTATTGTGGAGCTTGCTGGATTAGCACTATAAATTAcggctctagtgcagcaaagcactagtgaGGCCCATAGGTGACTACGGCccttcactttaacgcctgccctgagcaggcgttaaaaatgacagacaaaatgtcgcagtgaaattttggagatttcactgcaccattttttgtggcctccctgcgtgggaacgctcTCCCCTTGCGTATATTATACTTGCCAGCGTATGTTATATTGCGCAGCGAAATGgcctccttatgccacattagcattaaaaaaaagactctagtgtggtgcaaggaagcgcaagggccttgtaaatctggcccaggaTCTCTCGGGCCAGGATATTGTGCTGAGATGGCCCTTCAGGccgcggggacctttgttacgccactgaattTCAGTAGGGTATGAATGGGCGAATGTCCCACCCTTTATTGTCAATGCCCCAGAAAATTGTGACAAATCCTGTAAATTTTAAGTTTTCTCTTGATTTAACTGGTTATGACATTTCATAGCACCCGCTTCTCAAACATATATACTCTTGTAGAATCGGCCTACATTTAAATTAAATGTC
It contains:
- the LOC138249491 gene encoding odorant receptor 131-2-like, with product MENFSVTSVNNTQAIVSITKLMNVVAIAPFMLFFIFLYFILQMLKVFCTTPRLRDNSRYILFTYLMVNDTVYLFLCILLLSFTLLAFAIPTLACYIIVALTSSTFSSTPNGLAAMALERYVAICYPLRHAEICRVERSLVVIGMICIVGLLPYLVDSIILVSSVNANFFFQKVMCSREALFATTLQTLLRFVAHGSIFTVVALVILFTYIQIVLETKMFNANKASSSKASKTVILHAVQLLLCMMSFTYPITESYFQNRVVLLRFFNMLAFTILPRFLSPLIYGLRDEAFRNQIKICAPRGRHKTHP